In the genome of Bosea sp. ANAM02, the window GTGAGCGCGCGGCCCTGCAGGCGCTCCTTCGCATAGGCGACGGCGTTCTGGTAGGCGACCTCGGACTGGGCGAGGCCCTGGATCGCGACGCCGAGGCGGGCCTCGTTCATCATCACGAACATGGCGTTGAGGCCCTTGTTCTCGGCCCCGACCAGCCAACCCTGCGCGCCGTCATAGTTCATGACGCAGGTCGCATTGCCGTGGATGCCCATCTTGTGCTCGATCGAACCGCAGGACACGCCGTTATTGGCACCGACCGAGCCATCGCTGCCCAGCTTGTTTCTGGGCACGACGAACAGCGAGATGCCCTTCACGCCGGCCGGCGCGCCCTCGATGCGGGCAAGCACGAGATGGACGATGTTCTCGGTGATGTCCTGCTCGCCGGCCGAGATGAAGATCTTGGTGCCGGAGATGGCGTAGGAGCCGTCGCCGTTCGGCACGGCCTTGGTCTTGAGCAGGCCGAGATCGGTGCCGCAATGCGGCTCGGTCAGGTTCATCGTGCCCGACCAGGTACCGTCGATCATCTTCGGCAGATAGGTGCGCTTGATCTCGTCGGAGCCGTGAACGTAGAGCGCGGCGATGGCGCCCATGGTCAGGCCCGGATACATGGCGAAGGCCATGTTCGCGGCCGAGGCATATTCGTTCATCACGGCGCCGAGCGTGTAGGGCAGGCCCTGGCCGCCATATTCAGGGTCCATGGCGAGGCCGATCCAGCCGCCGCCGGCATAGGCCTGATAGGCCTCCTTGAAGCCCTTCGGCGTGGTGACGCGGCCATCCGCGTGGCGGGTGCAGCCTTCCTGGTCGCCGGAATAGTTGATCGGCTGGAGGACCTCCTCACAGAGCTTGGCGCCTTCGCCGAGCACGGCCTCGACCACGTCCGAAGACGCATCGGCGAAGCCCGGCAGGTTGTTGTAGCGCTCGATGTTGAAGACGTCGTTGAGCAGGAAAAGCGTGTCGTCGACGGGTGCCTTGTAGACCGGCATCGGATCCTCCCTCTCGTCGCAAGGCGGCGCATCATCCCTGTCGCCGCATCAAGATAGTTCATATATAAACAATCTCGGCGAAGATGCAACTGGGACGTTGGGATTTTGTCGTCGGCAGGATGGCGGGAACGTGACGCCGGACATGAAAAAGCCCCGGCGAAGCCGGGGCTTTGGTGGAGGCCACTGTCATCCCGTGCGCGCTGCGGCATGTGAATGCCGCAGCGCGGACACGGGACCGCATGACGAGAAGGCGCCTTTTCCGGAGGACGGTCCCGTGCGCGCCGCAGCGCTACACGCTGCGGCGCGCACGGGATGACACCCTTCAGTCGTGTCGGAAAGCCGTCATTCAGGCCTTGCCCAACCGCGAGAGCGAGGCTTCGAGCTCGGTGATCGCACTCTCGATCTCGGCGCGCTGGCTGCGCAACAGGTCGAGCTGTTCGACGATCTGCTCACGGCTGAGCTGGAGGCCGCCGACGGATGCGGCAGCGCCGGCCGAACCCTTCCTGTCCTCGTTGGCGAGCATGGCGCGGATCTCGACCAGCGTGAACCCGAGCTGCTTGCCCTTCAGGATCAGGGCGAGGCGGGCGCGATCGCGCGCCGAATAGATGCGCGTCATGCCGGAGCGGCTCGGCGTGATCAGGCCGCGCGACTCATAGAAGCGCAGCGTGCGCAGCGTCACGCCGAAATCGCGGGCGAGGTCGCTGATGGTGAAATCGCCGTGCTGTTCGGCGTCGTCGGAGGCGGAGCGGGTTTCATGAATCGAGGAACCCGCCATAGCCAAGCTTTGGCGTGACATGAAAGCTGCAATCCTTGCGATGGGATCGAATCGCCGGCCCATATGGCGGCATCGATCGATGGCGTAGTGATAGGGAAGCCGCTCCCGCAGCGTCAGGTAATACGTCGCACCAGCGGGGTAAGTTACCGTTACATGGCCCTGCCGGGGCCCTTCCCATGCGGCATTCGGAAAAAATTAACGATCCGCCCCCCGCTTATTAACCTGCTGTTTACCATGCCGGCCAAATGTCGGGAACGCGCAACCGCTTCGTGGCTTCGTCAACGGTATCTTCACGATCAGCCAAGGTTCGCGCGGAGGGCGACGGCACCAGGGGGGCCTCGCCTGCCGCAGACAAAGCCCCCCTTAGGCGAGCGAGATCATGGCCAATAGCTTGCCCTGGAGCGTGAAGGGCGTCGATCCCCGGACGCGCGATGCGGC includes:
- a CDS encoding MerR family DNA-binding transcriptional regulator; amino-acid sequence: MSRQSLAMAGSSIHETRSASDDAEQHGDFTISDLARDFGVTLRTLRFYESRGLITPSRSGMTRIYSARDRARLALILKGKQLGFTLVEIRAMLANEDRKGSAGAAASVGGLQLSREQIVEQLDLLRSQRAEIESAITELEASLSRLGKA
- a CDS encoding acyl-CoA dehydrogenase C-terminal domain-containing protein; this encodes MPVYKAPVDDTLFLLNDVFNIERYNNLPGFADASSDVVEAVLGEGAKLCEEVLQPINYSGDQEGCTRHADGRVTTPKGFKEAYQAYAGGGWIGLAMDPEYGGQGLPYTLGAVMNEYASAANMAFAMYPGLTMGAIAALYVHGSDEIKRTYLPKMIDGTWSGTMNLTEPHCGTDLGLLKTKAVPNGDGSYAISGTKIFISAGEQDITENIVHLVLARIEGAPAGVKGISLFVVPRNKLGSDGSVGANNGVSCGSIEHKMGIHGNATCVMNYDGAQGWLVGAENKGLNAMFVMMNEARLGVAIQGLAQSEVAYQNAVAYAKERLQGRALTGAKEPAKPADPIIVHPDVRRTLMSIKAFNEAARAFVLWNALKSDIAHRSGDAAERQAADDQLGLMTPVLKGVLTDVGFDNAVKAQQMFGGHGYIAETGVEQFVRDARIAMIYEGANGVQAMDLVGRKLGRDGGRGIMTFFNEVGTFLKENAEDEALKPLLGPLQVSLGHLQQAAMWFMNNALAKPDNAGAGASDFMHLLGLVSLGYMWVKMAKAAQEKLKAGADERMSGKLVTARFFMERTLPETAAHLARITSGADTTMALSVEQF